Proteins encoded by one window of Mechercharimyces sp. CAU 1602:
- a CDS encoding CpaF family protein has product MSLFTQGKENSRLPHRSKQDMRAPSVNDNRVDELAHHFKARLLRETDLEKLTSMASSELRVTLDRLIGRYLADEQVVITRQDRDRLISRIIDESVGFGPLEPLLEDDTITEIMVNGPREVYYEKAGRLHKTDIEFRDEEALRHVIDRIVAPIGRRIDVSSPMVDARLPDGSRVNAVIPPISLKGSLMSIRKFRKEPISLADLVGFNSLTDGMGKFLTSLVRAKLNIIISGGTGSGKTTLLNALACFIPENERIVTIEDMAELRIPHPHVAGMEGRPSNVEGKGEVSIRQLVRNSLRMRPDRIIVGEVRGSEAFDMLQAMNTGHEGSLTTVHANTPSDAMSRLEGMVMMSGMDLPSEIIRQYIVGAVDYIVQITRLPDGQRKMLNISEMRSKPDGSVQMVDIYRYVQTNVNADGRVQGYFTPTGNLPECLGRMQAYGVPMKQAEFRPVEGGRA; this is encoded by the coding sequence ATGTCCTTATTCACACAAGGAAAAGAGAATAGTAGACTGCCGCATCGCAGTAAGCAAGATATGCGTGCTCCCTCCGTAAACGATAATCGCGTAGATGAATTGGCTCATCACTTTAAGGCGCGGTTACTGCGAGAGACAGATCTTGAAAAGCTGACCAGTATGGCTTCTTCGGAACTGCGAGTCACCCTCGACCGCTTGATTGGTCGCTATCTTGCAGATGAACAGGTGGTAATTACTCGTCAAGATCGGGACCGCCTCATTTCTCGCATCATCGATGAATCAGTAGGGTTTGGACCTCTAGAGCCCCTGCTGGAAGACGATACGATCACTGAGATCATGGTGAACGGACCAAGAGAGGTCTATTATGAGAAAGCAGGACGACTACATAAGACGGACATCGAATTTCGCGACGAGGAAGCCCTTCGCCATGTGATTGACCGGATTGTTGCCCCGATTGGTAGACGGATTGATGTGAGTTCACCGATGGTGGATGCCCGTCTCCCTGATGGAAGTCGTGTGAACGCAGTGATTCCACCCATCAGTCTAAAAGGCTCGCTTATGTCGATTCGTAAGTTTCGCAAAGAACCGATCAGCTTAGCTGACCTTGTCGGTTTTAATAGCTTAACGGACGGAATGGGAAAGTTTCTTACCAGTCTTGTACGTGCGAAGCTTAATATTATTATCTCAGGCGGGACAGGTAGTGGTAAAACAACTCTTCTCAACGCACTGGCGTGCTTCATTCCTGAGAATGAGCGGATTGTTACGATTGAGGATATGGCAGAGCTACGTATCCCTCACCCTCATGTGGCAGGGATGGAGGGGCGGCCTTCTAACGTAGAAGGAAAAGGTGAAGTAAGCATTCGTCAGCTGGTGAGAAACTCACTCCGGATGCGTCCAGATCGCATAATTGTAGGTGAGGTGCGTGGTTCTGAAGCCTTTGATATGTTGCAGGCGATGAATACGGGTCACGAAGGTTCACTTACCACCGTGCACGCCAATACTCCATCAGATGCGATGAGTCGTTTGGAAGGGATGGTCATGATGTCAGGCATGGATCTCCCGTCAGAGATCATTCGCCAATACATCGTCGGTGCCGTTGATTACATCGTGCAAATCACCCGTCTTCCCGATGGTCAGCGCAAAATGCTCAATATCTCAGAGATGCGCTCTAAACCGGATGGCTCTGTACAGATGGTGGACATCTACCGCTACGTACAAACAAATGTAAACGCAGATGGGCGTGTGCAAGGTTACTTTACCCCAACCGGAAACCTCCCTGAATGCTTGGGTCGAATGCAAGCATATGGTGTGCCGATGAAGCAAGCAGAATTCCGCCCAGTAGAAGGAGGGAGAGCTTAA
- a CDS encoding type II secretion system F family protein, protein MDTGLLVALFGGGAVFCWLLAMYHVLKMRRAKGRTSERVEKWFTSDSTARWSDSLADRLDEMKWAKKLEPKLKRASIKLRPSEYGAIMIVGWFAILLFFYYLMSFPFWVSFLLADILLPLGSTLLLSSRKHIYVHQINKQLSEVCRLLSSAARAGLSIPQGLELVVKEMPSPIKDELGIVVRELKLGKDTEMALKDMLVRVKSKDVQVFVNALIIQRRAGGDLASVLAEMANTMEERKIIHKTIDSTIAQARYSAYLLPIISIFIVVMMSKMIDNFYDFFTSMFGIIVVSIFVVMQVLGFIIVKKIADIRV, encoded by the coding sequence ATGGACACAGGACTATTAGTCGCCCTCTTCGGTGGCGGTGCCGTCTTTTGCTGGCTCTTGGCGATGTATCATGTGTTGAAGATGCGGAGGGCGAAAGGAAGGACGAGTGAACGTGTGGAAAAATGGTTCACTTCCGACTCTACCGCCCGCTGGTCCGACTCCCTCGCCGATCGCCTCGACGAAATGAAATGGGCAAAGAAGCTAGAACCAAAACTAAAACGAGCAAGCATAAAGCTGAGGCCGTCGGAGTATGGGGCGATAATGATTGTTGGGTGGTTTGCGATCCTCTTATTTTTTTATTACTTAATGAGCTTTCCATTTTGGGTTAGCTTTTTGTTAGCAGATATTCTTCTCCCACTGGGATCAACTTTACTCTTGAGCTCTCGGAAACATATCTATGTTCACCAAATTAACAAACAGCTTTCGGAAGTATGTAGGTTGCTAAGTAGTGCAGCTAGAGCAGGTCTTTCGATTCCACAAGGACTTGAATTGGTTGTTAAAGAAATGCCTTCTCCGATTAAGGATGAACTTGGGATTGTAGTTCGAGAATTAAAGCTAGGAAAGGACACGGAAATGGCATTAAAGGATATGTTAGTCCGTGTGAAAAGTAAAGATGTACAGGTGTTTGTAAATGCACTCATCATTCAACGTAGAGCGGGTGGAGACCTGGCAAGCGTATTGGCGGAAATGGCAAACACAATGGAAGAACGGAAGATCATTCACAAGACGATTGACTCAACGATTGCACAAGCAAGATATTCAGCTTATTTATTGCCGATTATTTCGATCTTTATCGTTGTGATGATGAGCAAGATGATTGACAACTTCTATGATTTCTTTACATCCATGTTTGGAATTATTGTTGTAAGTATTTTTGTTGTGATGCAGGTTCTTGGTTTTATCATTGTGAAGAAGATTGCAGATATTAGAGTATAG
- a CDS encoding type II secretion system F family protein, with translation MAIFLSVIGAWFCLLFGAISYFSFQKEQVSVRSNLDVLIPPWKYLKQKSSQVHPVHRWMDGLSDTGKKIEILSDPIELEDILIKAGFPYQMTIDRIQGAKVLFMLGGLACGFVAYVIGLPFATLSLIFLPFIGYLLPIYGIKLLAKRRQDQIRYDLPDFLDMMSITLQAGMGLDEALAYYSETNKGPLSEEFARLNQEILFGVQRETAYRAFLRRTTSSELEALIQSLIQAHNLGTPIAATFAQQAQEMRRMRAEQAKEAAGKASPKISLVSTLLIAPSIMLLMVGAIVYGYFIAGDIFG, from the coding sequence ATGGCAATTTTCTTATCAGTTATTGGTGCATGGTTTTGCCTCTTATTCGGGGCTATATCTTATTTTTCGTTTCAAAAAGAACAGGTTTCGGTTAGATCCAACTTAGATGTCCTTATCCCCCCCTGGAAGTATCTTAAGCAAAAATCCAGTCAGGTTCATCCTGTACATCGATGGATGGACGGACTATCCGATACGGGGAAGAAAATTGAGATATTGAGTGATCCTATAGAATTAGAGGACATTTTGATTAAAGCGGGCTTTCCATATCAGATGACGATTGATCGCATTCAAGGGGCAAAGGTGCTCTTTATGTTAGGTGGTCTAGCTTGTGGTTTTGTTGCTTATGTCATAGGTCTTCCTTTCGCTACCTTATCTCTTATATTCTTGCCATTCATCGGTTATTTACTACCTATATACGGAATTAAATTACTGGCTAAGAGACGTCAAGATCAAATACGTTATGATCTACCAGATTTTCTAGATATGATGAGTATTACTTTGCAAGCAGGAATGGGTTTGGATGAAGCTCTTGCCTATTATTCTGAAACGAATAAAGGTCCACTAAGTGAGGAGTTTGCCCGTCTAAATCAAGAAATTTTGTTTGGGGTTCAAAGAGAAACCGCATATCGTGCTTTTTTACGCAGAACTACCTCTTCGGAACTAGAAGCATTAATTCAATCATTAATTCAAGCACATAATTTAGGTACCCCTATCGCAGCAACATTTGCTCAACAAGCACAAGAAATGAGGCGTATGCGTGCGGAACAAGCAAAAGAAGCAGCAGGCAAAGCATCTCCTAAGATTTCCTTGGTAAGTACTCTGCTTATAGCACCATCTATTATGCTCTTAATGGTCGGGGCTATTGTATATGGATACTTTATTGCAGGAGATATATTTGGATGA
- a CDS encoding VWA domain-containing protein encodes MLTRYGIRLFTLFLSACLLVSCSNSTPTPPVSDKKEEEKGQVEKVEVKDFEPAKEVEGMLTEGPGKYAGERYDKKRIKEELMQFSKGLTGQEAYKKLLQLLAEDYAPIDKKYKNFDYTFYNPNADDTPNGTDDKGSDNKSDKSAQVSILIDASGSMAGKVNGQTKMKLAKEAAERFASSLPQNVKVSVVTYGHKGSNREQDKKVSCNSTEEIYPLSEYNEAKFNKALNNINPTGWTPIASAIEKTHQSLQQNTSADTENVVFIISDGIETCDGNPVDAAKSLHQSNIQAVVNIVGFDVNNEAQQELKKIADIGGGEYETVKSAKDLNSYFNKKNMELISAWSKWGGDSKIEISRMYNDKFNELGKISKEFNGTIDLEYARLQDAFTQLQKEEILNSGAINDLNRILLDRKNKLDRYYLDKHRGLNIIISTNYHSIKSKIEKIRQENIKKNK; translated from the coding sequence ATGTTGACGAGATATGGAATCAGGCTTTTTACGTTATTCCTGTCTGCTTGTCTGCTTGTGTCGTGCTCTAATTCTACCCCCACCCCTCCTGTTTCTGATAAAAAAGAAGAGGAGAAAGGACAAGTAGAAAAAGTGGAAGTAAAAGACTTTGAACCTGCCAAGGAAGTAGAGGGAATGCTAACTGAAGGACCAGGAAAGTACGCAGGAGAACGTTATGATAAGAAGAGAATAAAGGAAGAATTAATGCAGTTTTCAAAAGGCCTAACCGGTCAGGAAGCATACAAAAAATTATTGCAGTTATTAGCCGAAGACTATGCACCAATCGATAAGAAATATAAAAATTTTGATTATACATTCTATAATCCGAATGCGGACGATACACCTAATGGGACAGATGATAAAGGCTCCGATAATAAGAGTGACAAGTCTGCTCAAGTGAGTATTTTAATCGATGCAAGTGGAAGCATGGCGGGAAAAGTGAATGGACAAACCAAAATGAAGTTGGCGAAAGAGGCAGCAGAGCGATTTGCTTCTTCACTTCCGCAGAATGTGAAAGTTTCTGTCGTAACTTATGGGCATAAAGGGAGCAATCGTGAACAGGACAAGAAAGTATCATGTAATAGTACAGAAGAGATCTATCCTTTGTCCGAGTATAATGAAGCGAAATTTAATAAAGCATTGAACAATATTAACCCCACAGGTTGGACGCCTATTGCATCTGCAATCGAAAAAACCCATCAATCACTTCAACAAAATACAAGTGCAGATACTGAAAACGTCGTATTTATTATAAGCGATGGAATAGAGACATGTGATGGAAATCCTGTAGATGCGGCAAAGAGCCTTCATCAGTCCAATATTCAAGCTGTTGTCAATATCGTAGGATTTGATGTTAATAATGAGGCTCAGCAAGAATTGAAGAAGATAGCAGATATCGGCGGAGGGGAGTATGAAACTGTTAAGAGTGCGAAAGACCTTAACTCATACTTTAATAAGAAGAATATGGAGTTGATTTCAGCATGGTCTAAGTGGGGGGGGGATAGTAAAATAGAAATTTCAAGGATGTATAATGATAAATTTAATGAACTAGGTAAAATAAGTAAAGAATTCAATGGAACAATAGATTTAGAATATGCAAGGTTGCAAGATGCCTTTACACAATTACAAAAAGAAGAAATACTAAACAGTGGAGCAATAAATGATTTGAATCGCATTCTCTTAGATCGTAAAAATAAATTAGATAGATATTATTTAGATAAACACCGAGGTCTAAATATTATTATAAGTACGAATTATCATTCTATTAAAAGTAAGATAGAAAAAATAAGACAAGAAAATATAAAAAAAAATAAGTAG
- a CDS encoding pilus assembly protein TadG-related protein has product MKVTLKKTKGNITTLWVAGLPLFMLVLLFLSTLVNIWISHSASLNAADAASLAATKKLDEWYDSQYKAELAEVNRWNFIHELGPGDPGYRNPYHYILGTDDKKTAFMKRVVANHKIALQQEVKKYLKKHSADKGWIVLSVNDRVEIIAESAFEPLILEEEFREEYVKGTGTGPKRIYLEWLPERSIKIPIK; this is encoded by the coding sequence ATGAAGGTTACATTAAAAAAAACCAAAGGAAATATTACAACTTTATGGGTAGCAGGTTTACCTCTCTTTATGTTGGTGTTACTTTTCCTGAGTACATTAGTAAATATATGGATTTCCCATTCGGCGTCCCTAAATGCAGCGGATGCTGCCAGTCTTGCCGCGACCAAAAAATTAGATGAGTGGTATGACAGTCAATACAAAGCAGAATTAGCAGAGGTGAATCGGTGGAATTTTATACATGAACTTGGGCCAGGTGATCCAGGATATAGAAACCCGTACCACTATATCTTAGGAACCGATGATAAGAAGACGGCCTTTATGAAGCGAGTTGTGGCAAATCATAAAATAGCACTCCAACAAGAGGTTAAAAAATATCTAAAAAAGCATAGTGCTGATAAGGGATGGATCGTACTCTCTGTTAATGATCGAGTAGAAATCATAGCAGAGTCTGCATTTGAACCATTGATATTAGAAGAAGAATTTAGGGAGGAATATGTCAAAGGGACTGGAACAGGACCTAAGAGAATCTATTTAGAATGGCTACCTGAAAGGTCCATAAAAATCCCGATCAAATAA
- a CDS encoding TadE/TadG family type IV pilus assembly protein, producing MERDKLRKSLRLRKGGPTLEFITILPLVFFMCLFVWQFCVAGMAVMELQAHVKKVAREVTTMGEKEAEKVGKKSFADTDNYYLYDLEVKKDAGEVIVKADLRIDYVFLPSLGSFSYETEARAPLVQ from the coding sequence ATGGAACGAGACAAGTTAAGGAAATCTTTGCGCTTACGCAAAGGTGGACCCACATTAGAATTTATTACAATTCTTCCGCTTGTGTTCTTTATGTGTTTGTTCGTTTGGCAATTTTGTGTTGCTGGTATGGCAGTGATGGAACTACAAGCACATGTAAAAAAAGTAGCACGAGAGGTGACGACGATGGGTGAAAAGGAAGCGGAAAAGGTGGGTAAAAAGAGCTTTGCCGACACGGACAACTATTACTTATACGATCTAGAAGTAAAAAAAGATGCTGGTGAAGTGATTGTTAAAGCTGATCTACGCATCGATTATGTATTTCTCCCCTCACTCGGTTCTTTTTCTTATGAGACTGAAGCACGTGCACCACTGGTACAGTAA
- a CDS encoding peptidoglycan DD-metalloendopeptidase family protein: protein MKESCGERTYRRGASTVEFIVILPLFILLSLVVWQLIITGMAVVDAQAAVRDAVKVASLTGNEEKAKEQGESSFGGDYKDYKLKMKVKVESLSEMAYATAKIEIPVIFMDSVPFTYETKGEAPLLRTGTGSIGGGAPEFLDTEGGVLGPPLKVMYINSDYGPRWGAFHGGWDLKGAEGTPMFAAEGGKVIRAGASNGYGTLIIIHHEELNLYTWYAHSWQRDILVKVGDKVERGEQISSVGNNGKSTGPHLHWEVRYGGVPGTHTNPRPYLDSDVVN, encoded by the coding sequence ATGAAGGAAAGTTGCGGAGAACGTACATACAGGCGTGGAGCTTCTACGGTAGAATTTATCGTCATTCTCCCTTTGTTTATCTTACTAAGTTTAGTCGTTTGGCAGCTCATTATCACTGGTATGGCAGTAGTAGATGCTCAAGCGGCTGTTCGTGATGCGGTCAAAGTTGCTTCTTTGACGGGAAATGAGGAAAAGGCGAAAGAGCAGGGGGAATCTTCATTCGGGGGAGATTACAAAGACTACAAATTGAAGATGAAAGTCAAAGTTGAAAGTCTATCTGAGATGGCATACGCTACTGCCAAAATAGAAATTCCTGTAATTTTTATGGACAGTGTTCCCTTTACCTATGAAACGAAAGGAGAAGCCCCCCTTTTGCGAACGGGTACGGGATCAATAGGGGGTGGTGCACCTGAGTTTTTGGATACAGAGGGTGGGGTGCTTGGACCACCTTTAAAAGTGATGTATATCAATTCAGATTATGGTCCGAGATGGGGAGCGTTCCATGGGGGCTGGGATCTAAAAGGGGCCGAAGGAACTCCGATGTTTGCTGCTGAAGGGGGTAAAGTAATACGCGCAGGAGCATCTAATGGGTACGGTACCTTGATCATTATCCACCATGAAGAATTAAACTTGTACACGTGGTACGCACATAGCTGGCAGAGAGATATATTGGTTAAGGTTGGCGATAAGGTAGAAAGAGGGGAGCAAATCTCGTCTGTGGGAAATAACGGAAAATCTACCGGGCCTCATCTACATTGGGAGGTAAGGTATGGAGGCGTTCCTGGAACTCATACCAATCCTAGGCCCTATTTGGATAGTGATGTGGTAAATTAA
- a CDS encoding YjgB family protein, with the protein MLRNYQPIKKCLYMLVICVVLSSCAGLQEENSSVGKDDKSGNDLYDEGKFVLNEHTLSEASKGRLTYIPFEIGTDIKEVKAAWGEPDESGNIEGKYLYYKDRKTYIYMHLDDKVSAVGGKTELSRQAMINILGRPSDEFESDLSYVTGDYFIYITGDTVMLKPYKK; encoded by the coding sequence TTGCTAAGAAATTATCAACCTATCAAGAAATGTTTATACATGCTGGTGATATGTGTAGTGCTATCGTCATGTGCAGGTTTACAAGAAGAGAATTCGTCTGTAGGGAAAGATGATAAATCTGGTAATGATCTATATGATGAAGGAAAATTCGTGTTAAATGAACATACCCTCTCTGAAGCTAGCAAAGGTCGCCTAACATACATCCCATTTGAGATCGGTACAGATATAAAAGAAGTAAAGGCGGCTTGGGGAGAACCAGACGAAAGTGGGAACATCGAGGGAAAGTATCTTTACTATAAGGATCGAAAAACATACATCTATATGCATCTAGACGATAAGGTATCGGCAGTTGGGGGTAAAACAGAGCTGAGTAGACAAGCAATGATTAATATTTTAGGTCGACCTTCTGATGAGTTTGAGAGTGATTTATCTTATGTTACGGGCGACTACTTTATCTATATAACCGGTGATACCGTCATGTTAAAGCCGTACAAGAAATGA
- a CDS encoding VWA domain-containing protein: MSLKYISLFIVFSLSVCLMVSCSNTVSPISEKSDKKSDQIEEVEEIEQIQMKDFEPAKEVEGMLTEGPGKYAGERYDKKKLEEEIKQFSNNLTAQEAYKKLLQLLAEDYEPIDKKYKNFDLTYYNPNADKTPNGTDDKGSDNKSDKSAQVSILIDASGSMAGKVNGQTKMKLAKEAAERFASSLPQNVKVSVVTYGHKGSNREQDKKVSCNSTEEIYPLSEYNEAKFNKALNNVNPTGWTPIASAIEKTHQSLQQNTSADTENVVFIISDGIETCDGNPVDAAKSLHQSNIQAVVNIVGFDVDNEAQQELKKIADIGGGEYETAKSAEDLNSYFNKKNTELILAWSKWWAKSFQEITKMHGEKWSALKKISPEFREQILMEKTRLDIALSQMRIDKKVSLESGNELQRLIQTRYSKLQKYNVDQYDFNFYFIVWNYNQMKREIKKIENENIEKIS, from the coding sequence ATGAGCCTGAAATATATTAGTCTATTTATAGTGTTTTCATTGTCTGTTTGTTTAATGGTGTCATGCTCAAACACGGTTTCCCCTATATCAGAAAAGTCAGATAAAAAATCCGACCAAATAGAAGAAGTAGAAGAGATTGAACAAATTCAAATGAAAGACTTTGAACCTGCCAAGGAAGTAGAGGGAATGCTAACTGAAGGACCAGGAAAGTACGCAGGAGAACGCTATGATAAGAAGAAACTAGAGGAAGAAATAAAACAATTTTCAAACAACTTAACTGCTCAGGAAGCATACAAAAAATTATTGCAGTTATTAGCCGAAGACTATGAACCAATCGATAAGAAATATAAAAATTTTGACTTAACATACTATAATCCGAATGCGGACAAGACACCTAATGGGACAGATGATAAAGGCTCCGATAATAAGAGTGACAAGTCTGCTCAAGTGAGTATTTTAATCGATGCAAGTGGAAGCATGGCGGGAAAGGTGAATGGACAAACCAAAATGAAGTTGGCGAAAGAGGCAGCAGAGCGATTTGCTTCTTCACTTCCACAGAATGTGAAGGTTTCTGTCGTAACTTATGGGCATAAAGGGAGTAATCGTGAACAGGACAAAAAAGTATCATGTAATAGTACAGAAGAGATCTATCCTTTGTCCGAGTACAATGAAGCGAAATTTAATAAAGCATTGAACAATGTTAACCCCACAGGTTGGACGCCTATTGCATCTGCAATCGAAAAAACCCATCAATCACTTCAACAAAATACAAGTGCAGATACTGAAAACGTCGTATTTATTATAAGCGATGGAATAGAGACATGTGATGGAAATCCTGTAGATGCGGCAAAGAGCCTTCATCAGTCCAATATTCAAGCTGTTGTCAATATCGTAGGATTTGATGTCGATAATGAGGCTCAGCAAGAATTGAAGAAGATAGCAGATATCGGCGGAGGGGAGTATGAAACTGCTAAGAGTGCGGAAGACCTTAATTCTTACTTTAATAAGAAGAATACGGAATTGATTTTAGCTTGGTCTAAGTGGTGGGCAAAAAGTTTTCAAGAAATTACGAAGATGCATGGGGAAAAGTGGAGCGCCCTAAAGAAGATTTCTCCAGAATTTCGCGAGCAAATTTTGATGGAAAAAACGAGGTTAGATATAGCTCTAAGCCAAATGAGAATAGATAAAAAAGTGAGCTTAGAGTCTGGTAATGAACTTCAGCGCTTAATTCAAACTCGTTATAGTAAACTACAAAAATACAATGTGGATCAATATGATTTTAATTTTTATTTCATCGTCTGGAACTACAATCAAATGAAACGAGAGATTAAAAAAATAGAGAATGAGAACATAGAAAAAATCAGCTAA
- a CDS encoding VWA domain-containing protein, with translation MDHVTKRFFCSLLVLCLLTSCAQQESTDTLGGGKNGSKSNIGFATDVKGMLEEGPGKYAGEKFNEEKVEQELNNLPQDVGSKKVYTELIRLLAEDYQPVVKRLDNFNLDYTNPNEEPGDIKKPVGEEPGKLHVTVLLDASGSMAGKVDGKVKMDLAKGAAYSFASSLPEQTKVSLWTYGHKGSNAEADKNVSCKGIEETYPLTTFNKEKYITALKSFKPTGWTPIADAIEQARNELVSQSDENTTNMVYIISDGIETCDGDPVKAAKSLYESNIQASVNIIGLDVDNNAQQSLKEVARAGGGKYSTVDSVKDLKMYFKREKSKIKVGWMLWGDRSSSSLYRWYYDKLNELDEIEYTMFDKLKNSEKNRMRYAVEYLYKNKKISQETNDSIDNALDYRFEELDNYIHEYVKRLEKEVKKKEKALRSEFEDKEKEMRQKYDN, from the coding sequence ATGGATCATGTAACCAAACGGTTTTTTTGTTCTCTGCTGGTGTTGTGTTTATTGACCTCTTGTGCACAGCAGGAAAGTACGGATACATTAGGTGGCGGGAAGAATGGTTCTAAGAGTAATATAGGTTTTGCTACTGATGTAAAGGGGATGCTAGAAGAGGGTCCAGGTAAGTACGCGGGCGAAAAATTTAATGAGGAAAAAGTAGAACAGGAACTAAATAATCTACCACAAGACGTTGGATCTAAAAAAGTATATACAGAACTTATTCGTTTGTTAGCAGAAGATTACCAGCCAGTGGTGAAAAGATTGGATAACTTCAACTTGGACTATACCAATCCTAATGAGGAGCCTGGAGACATCAAGAAACCAGTGGGAGAGGAACCTGGGAAATTGCATGTTACAGTCTTATTAGATGCGAGTGGAAGTATGGCTGGAAAAGTAGATGGAAAAGTGAAGATGGACTTAGCGAAAGGAGCAGCTTATTCCTTTGCCTCCTCCCTTCCTGAGCAAACGAAAGTATCACTATGGACATATGGGCATAAAGGGAGCAATGCAGAAGCAGATAAGAATGTCTCTTGTAAGGGCATTGAAGAGACCTATCCACTAACGACTTTCAATAAAGAAAAGTATATTACAGCATTAAAGAGTTTTAAGCCAACGGGTTGGACCCCGATTGCAGATGCGATAGAACAAGCTAGAAATGAATTAGTTAGTCAGTCCGATGAAAATACAACGAATATGGTCTACATCATCAGTGATGGGATAGAAACATGTGACGGAGATCCAGTGAAAGCAGCAAAATCCCTCTATGAATCTAATATTCAGGCGTCAGTTAATATTATAGGACTTGATGTAGATAATAATGCTCAGCAATCGTTAAAAGAAGTAGCTAGAGCTGGTGGAGGGAAATATTCAACGGTAGATAGTGTTAAGGATTTAAAAATGTACTTTAAACGAGAAAAGAGCAAAATTAAAGTTGGATGGATGCTTTGGGGTGATAGGAGTAGTTCATCCCTCTATCGCTGGTATTATGATAAATTGAATGAATTAGACGAGATTGAATATACGATGTTTGATAAGCTGAAAAATAGTGAAAAGAATCGAATGAGATATGCTGTAGAATACCTATACAAAAATAAGAAAATATCACAGGAAACAAATGATTCAATTGACAATGCACTAGATTATCGTTTTGAAGAATTGGATAATTATATACATGAGTATGTTAAGAGATTAGAAAAAGAAGTGAAGAAAAAAGAAAAGGCACTTAGGAGTGAATTTGAAGATAAAGAAAAAGAAATGAGACAGAAATATGATAACTAA
- a CDS encoding IS3 family transposase — protein sequence MESFRAILKKEIVHHRRYWDFGETKMAIFQFIEGWYNRNRVHSGFDYLILNSLRID from the coding sequence ATCGAATCATTTCGTGCCATCTTAAAGAAAGAAATAGTTCACCATAGGCGTTATTGGGATTTCGGAGAAACAAAAATGGCAATCTTTCAATTCATTGAGGGCTGGTATAACAGAAACCGAGTTCATAGTGGATTCGATTATCTCATCCTCAACAGTTTGAGGATCGATTGA